The Mucilaginibacter gracilis genomic interval AACCCCGTTCCTAAACATATAAAAGTAGCAAATCATCGACCTTAATCCACTGCCTAACTATAGGTTAATGAAATGGTTATTCCCGGCAGATAATGAAGAGATCGAATTAAAGAGTAAATCCTTCCGTTGTAATATAGGACAATGAATCGAAATATCTTAACCGGCAATTATGATTTCAATTTCTTGATTGCGGAACATGTCCTTATGCTTTTCCTCGATACCGCTGTCTGTAATAATGTAGCTGATGAGTGATAGGGCACCGAGGCTTGCAAAAGCGCTTTTCCCGAACTTAGTTGAATCTGCCACAAGATAAGTGGTCTCAGCCGCATCTATCATTGCTTTTTTTACGACGATATCGCTGATACTTGGATATGTTAAACCAGATTTTAAGGAAAGTCCTGCTGTAGCCAGAAACAACTTTTGGATATTAATGCCTTTAAAAAAATCTGCCGCTTTTTGGCCTGTAAGCGATAAAGTTGGGGGTTTAAATTCACCTCCGGTCATGATCACCTCAATGCCAGGTTCTGCGCCTAACATCAACGCTATATTCAAAGCATTAGTAATGACAGTTACCTTCCGATTTCCTTTAAGTTTCCGGGCAATTTCTGTGGTAGTTGAACCGGAATCCAGAATTATAGTATCCCCATTTTGAATAAATTCAAGACATTTGATCGCAATAATTTCTTTCTTATCCAGATTCTCATGGTTAGCTAATGAAAATGAACTAACCTGGTCCTGAATATTCTTCAAATAAGCTCCGCCATGCTCTTTAACTAGCAAGCCTTCTTTCTCCAGCTTTTCTAAATCCTGCCGAATGGTAACTTCCGTAACTTTAAAGATTTTTGCCAGATTGATTACTTTTGCGGTGCCATCTTCCTGAAGTAATTCCAGAATTTTTTCACGACGTTGATATGCGAGCATTTTAAATAATTATAAATACTGACAAAAATAACATAAAAACGAAGTAAAAGAAAGGGCTAGATTTCTCCAGCCCTTTCTTTTACCTTAATTGTATCCTGGGTTTTGCGTAAAGACGTCTTTATTCGTAGTCGGGTCAAGCTGGCTGGCCTGTGGTATAGGCCTGACCAGATGATAAGATTTAAAATTTGCCGCAGCATCGGGATTCATTGTCTGGATTCTGCTGGCTAACTTACCCGTCCTTTTCAGATCGAACCATCTTAACTGTTCTCCGCCCAACTCTCTAGCTCTTTCATCCAAAATGAAATCAATCGAAACTTGAGCTGGTGTGATCTGCATTTGTGCTACTTTTCCGGGCTTAGCAGCACGGGTTCTGATTACGTTAATATAAGTAGCAGCAGTGCCCGGATCTCCAAGATTAAACTTCGCTTCGGCTGCAACAAGGTACATTTCTGCTAGTCTTATTACAAAGACATCTCTTGCACTTTGAGCTTCAGCAACGCTAGCGCGCGTTGAATCTTTGAACTTTGATAAAGAAATGACAAACTTACGTTGAATCGGTATGCTTGTGGCCATATCGTAAACTTTTGGAAGATCATAAGTGATATATTTTTTGCTTTGCGATGCTAAGGGAATAGTAGCATTTGGAGTATAACAAATAGTATCTCCAACTTTAATAGCGTTACCGTTATAGTTTCCTGCTTTGTTAGCATACCATACGTTCTGGAACGAACCACTGTAACGGGAATCGTTCGCTTGATCGAACAAATTCAGATAAGCCAGTGTCGGCATATATCGATTAAAGGGACGGCCGTTTGGAATATCGCGGGCAAGCAAAGCAGAGTTGACCTGATCGTAAACCATTAGATACATCATGTGCCCGTTATTGGATCCGCGATAATGACCA includes:
- a CDS encoding DeoR/GlpR family DNA-binding transcription regulator, translating into MLAYQRREKILELLQEDGTAKVINLAKIFKVTEVTIRQDLEKLEKEGLLVKEHGGAYLKNIQDQVSSFSLANHENLDKKEIIAIKCLEFIQNGDTIILDSGSTTTEIARKLKGNRKVTVITNALNIALMLGAEPGIEVIMTGGEFKPPTLSLTGQKAADFFKGINIQKLFLATAGLSLKSGLTYPSISDIVVKKAMIDAAETTYLVADSTKFGKSAFASLGALSLISYIITDSGIEEKHKDMFRNQEIEIIIAG